A part of Anolis sagrei isolate rAnoSag1 chromosome 3, rAnoSag1.mat, whole genome shotgun sequence genomic DNA contains:
- the CAB39 gene encoding calcium-binding protein 39 gives MPFPFGKSHKSPADIVKNLKESMAVLEKQDISDKKVEKATEEVSKNLVAMKEILYGTNEKEPQTEAVAQLAQELYNSGLLSTLVADLQLIDFEGKKDVAQIFNNILRRQIGTRTPTVEYICTQQNILFMLLKGYESPEIALNCGIMLRECIRHEPLAKIILWSEQFYDFFRYVEMSTFDIASDAFATFKDLLTRHKLLSAEFLEQHYDRFFSEYEKLLHSENYVTKRQSLKLLGELLLDRHNFTIMTKYISKPENLKLMMNLLRDKSRNIQFEAFHVFKVFVANPNKTQPILDILLKNQTKLIEFLSKFQNDRTEDEQFNDEKTYLVKQIRDLKRPAQQEA, from the exons ATGCCATTTCCCTTTGGCAAATCACACAAGTCTCCTGCAGACATAGTGAAGAATCTAAAGGAGAGTATGGCGGTACTAGAAAAGCAAGATATTTCTGACAAGAAGGTAGAAaag GCAACTGAAGAAGTTTCAAAAAATCTAGTTGCCATGAAAGAAATTTTATATGGCACGAATGAAAAGGAGCCTCAGACAGAAGCTGTGGCCCAGCTAGCTCAGGAGCTATACAACAGTGGTCTTCTTAGCACCCTTGTGGCTGATCTGCAGCTGATTGATTTCGAG GGTAAAAAAGATGTGGCTCAGATATTCAACAACATTCTGAGAAGACAGATTGGTACAAGAACACCCACAGTTGAATATATCTGCACTCAGCAAAATATACTGTTCATGCTGTTGAAGGG ATACGAGTCTCCAGAAATTGCTTTGAATTGTGGAATCATGTTAAGAGAGTGCATCAGACACGAACCACTGGCAAAAATAATCTTGTGGTCGGAACAGTTTTATGACTTCTTCAGATACGTGGAAATGTCAACATTTGATATTGCTTCAGATGCATTTGCCACTTTTAAG GATTTACTTACAAGGCACAAGTTGCTGAGTGCAGAGTTCTTGGAACAGCATTACGATAGG TTCTTCAGTGAATATGAGAAGTTGCTTCACTCAGAAAACTATGTGACAAAACGACAGTCTCTTAAG CTGCTTGGTGAATTGTTGTTGGATAGGCACAACTTTACAATTATgacaaaatacatcagtaaaCCTGAAAATCTCAAGCTCATGATGAACCTTTTACGAGACAAGAGTCGCAACATTCAGTTTGAGGCCTTTCATGTCtttaag GTGTTTGTAGCCAACCCAAACAAGACGCAGCCCATCTTAGATATTCTTCTAAAGAACCAGACCAAACTTATTGAGTTTCTCAGCAAGTTTCAGAATGACAGGACCGAAGACGAACAATTTAATGACGAGAAGACCTATTTAGTTAAACAGATCAGGGATTTGAAAAGACCAGCGCAGCAAGAAGCTTAA